GCGAGCGCCTGGCGGCCGGTGCCGGAGATCGTCTCCAGCGCCTGCCGGGTCTGGTCGGGCGAGGAGTCCAGGACGTACGCGGCGCCGTCCGCCTGCACCACCATCACCGACACGTTGTGCGCCACGACGTCGTGCAACTCCCGTGCGATCCGGGCGCGCTCGGCGGCCACCGCGACCTTCGACTGCGCCTCGCGCTCCTTCTCCAGCCGGGCGGCCCGCTCCTCGAGCTGCGCGTAGTAGGCGCGGCGGGTGCGGATCGAGTCGCCGAGCACCCAGGCCAGGACGAAGGGGATGGAGACGAAGACCGCCGAGACCACGTCCTCCCACCAGCCCTGCTGGGAGTGCGGCCAGCGGAGGGTGGCGAGGGGGGCCGCGCTGATCGCCACGCCCAGCGCGAAGCGGGAGGCCGGGCGCGAGGAGGTGACCGCCACCGTGTAGACGATCACCAGCATGGCGAAGTCGGCCACATTGGGCTGGACGTTCGCGGCCATCTGGGCGAGACCGCACAGGATGGCCAGCACCAGCATCTTCTCGGGGGCGCGGCGGCGCAGCGCGACCGTCGCCCCCAGCGCCAGCACGATCGGCACGCCCGCCACGCGGGAGCCCCGGCCCAGCGACGCCTCCACGAGCCACAGGAACCCGGAAGCGACAAGGAGGACGGCCCAGAAGGTGTCCACCCCTGTCGGATGCCTGCGGAGAAATTCGTAGAGGCGCTGCACGTCACCCAGCGTAGGCATCGCCGGACCCCTCCCGGGTCAGCCCGAGGGGCGATCCGAAACCCCCGGCCCTACTCCCCAAGGTGGAGACCACTCCGCATAGCGTGGCGGTGTGGCGAGTGAGAAGCATGAGTGGAGCGGATGGCGTACGGCGGCCGAACGCGCGCTGTACGGAGCGGGCGGCTTCTTCCGCCGCCCGGAGGGCCCGGCCGGGCATTTCCGTACATCGGTGCATGCCTCACCGCTGTTCGCGCGGGCGGTCGCGGAGCTGCTGTGCCGGGTGGACGAGGCGCTGGGGCACCCCGCCGAGGTGGCGCTGGTGGACCTGGGCGCCGGCCGCGGTGAGCTGCTCACACGGGTGCTCGCCCTGGCCCCCGGTCTGCCGCACGGGCTGGGCGGGCGGCTGCGTCCGTACGCGGTGGAGCGGGCGGCGCGGCCGGCGGGCCTGGACGGGCGGATCGACTGGCTCGACGCCCCGCCGGAGGGGTGCGCGGGGCTGCTGTTCGCCAATGAGTGGCTCGACAACGTGCCCGTGGACGTGGCCGAGACCGACGCGGACGGCGTGCCCCGCCGGGTCGAGGTGGATCTCGCCTCCCTGGACGGCACCGAGCGGCTGGGCGACCCGGTGGACGGCGCGGACGCGGCGTGGCTGGCCCGCTGGTGGCCCCTGGCGGGCGCCGAACCGGGGCTGCGCGCCGAGATCGGCCATCCCCGTGAGGCGGCCTGGGCGCGGGCCGTCGGCTCCCTGCGGGCGGGCCTCGCGGTCGCCGTCGACTACGCCCACGAACGCGCCACCCGGCCTCCCTTCGGCACGCTGACCGGCTTCCGCGAGGGGCGGGAGGTCCGGCCCGTGCCCGACGGGTCCTGCGATCTGACGGCACATGTCGCGATGGACGCGTGCGCTGCCGTGATGGACGCGTCCGCCACCGCGACGGACGCGCCCGGCGCCGCGATGGAGGCGCCCGCCGGCGCGACGGACGCGCCCGCCACTGCGACGGACGCGCCCGCCGGCGCGGGCAGGCCCGGCGCCGGGCTGCTGACGCAGCGCGAGGCGCTGCGCGCCCTGGGCCTCGACGCCCGCCGCCCCCCGCTCGCCCTGGCCTCCACCGACCCCACCGCCTACGTCCGCGCCCTGAGCGCGGCGGGCGAGGCCGCGGAGCTGACCGACCCCGCAGGGTTGGGCGCCTTCACCTGGCTCCTGCATCCGGTGAACCTGCCCCACGACGTGCTCCGGCCGTAGGGGTGCCCGGCGGAGCTTGCCGCCTGCGGCGGGCTCCTTTCCCCTACCCGCCCCTTCCCGAAACTGGGGCTCCGCCCCAGACCCGGGAGCCATGGGCGAAGCCCCTGCCACACGACCGGGGCCGCGAGCCGCTACCGCCCGAGAAGCGGCGAGGCAGAGAAAGCACCGATACACGGCTCCGCCACGGGGTGGGCACCGCCGCCAGACCCCGGGCCCAGGAGGGGGCCCCTGCCACACGACCGGAGCCGCAAGCCGCTACCGCCCGAGAAGCGGCGGGGCGCGGAAAGCACTGATACGCGGCTCCGCCACGGGGTGGGCACCGCCCGCATGCGGACAACCGCCGCCTGGAGGCACCGCCCCTGGCGGCTCCGCCCCCGCCCCCAGGCCCCAGGGGCGAAGCCCCTGCCACGCAACCGAGCCATAAGCCGCTACCGCCCGAGAAGCGGCGGGGCAGGGAACGCACCGATACGCGGCTCCGCCGTCTGGAGGCACCGCCCCTAGGGGCACCGCCGCCAGACCCCGGGCCCCAGGGGCGAAGCCCCTGCCACGCGACCGAGCCACAAATCGC
This genomic interval from Streptomyces asiaticus contains the following:
- a CDS encoding sensor histidine kinase; translation: MQRLYEFLRRHPTGVDTFWAVLLVASGFLWLVEASLGRGSRVAGVPIVLALGATVALRRRAPEKMLVLAILCGLAQMAANVQPNVADFAMLVIVYTVAVTSSRPASRFALGVAISAAPLATLRWPHSQQGWWEDVVSAVFVSIPFVLAWVLGDSIRTRRAYYAQLEERAARLEKEREAQSKVAVAAERARIARELHDVVAHNVSVMVVQADGAAYVLDSSPDQTRQALETISGTGRQALAEMRRLLGVLRTGEPGEENDYVPQPDVEQIDELVEQVRGAGLPVDFKVVGSPRQLPSGVELTAYRIVQEALTNTRKHGGPDVGASVRLTYFDDGLGLLVEDDGRGAQREMYEDGGADGSGHGLIGMRERVGMVGGTLDAGPRPGGGFRISALLPLKPVR
- a CDS encoding SAM-dependent methyltransferase, which codes for MASEKHEWSGWRTAAERALYGAGGFFRRPEGPAGHFRTSVHASPLFARAVAELLCRVDEALGHPAEVALVDLGAGRGELLTRVLALAPGLPHGLGGRLRPYAVERAARPAGLDGRIDWLDAPPEGCAGLLFANEWLDNVPVDVAETDADGVPRRVEVDLASLDGTERLGDPVDGADAAWLARWWPLAGAEPGLRAEIGHPREAAWARAVGSLRAGLAVAVDYAHERATRPPFGTLTGFREGREVRPVPDGSCDLTAHVAMDACAAVMDASATATDAPGAAMEAPAGATDAPATATDAPAGAGRPGAGLLTQREALRALGLDARRPPLALASTDPTAYVRALSAAGEAAELTDPAGLGAFTWLLHPVNLPHDVLRP